The bacterium sequence TTGTAGAGTAACATATAGATGAGTATTTAAGAGGAGCTAAGGTGTTGGAATTTAAACTTCGTTCGCGGGCCGATTGGAAGGCAGATATTAAAACAGAGCAATGGGTGCCAGTGGAGACTGCGGTTATTATATGCGATATGTGGGACGCTCACTGGTGCAAAGGGGCGACAGCTCGAGTTGCTGAACTGGCTCCTCGGATTAATCAGCTTGTCACGAGCTTACGTGATAAGGGCGTGCTGGTTATCCATTCCCCAAGCGCCACATTGAAAACCTATACTGAATATCCCGGGCGCAAAATGACTCTTGAAGCTCCACAGATCGATATTGAGGCGAAGAAGATTGACCTGCCCCCTCATCCGATTGATTCAAACGATGGCGGTTGCGATTGCGTAACTCCATGTACGGTTCATAACCCATGGACCAAGCAGATCGATTGTATTGATATTAAAGACGAAGATGGCATCGGCGATGACGATGATGTCTTGAATTTACTCACTCAGCGGGGAATTAAGAACGTATTGATTATGGGTGTTCATGAGAACATGTGTATTATCGGAAGGCCATTCGGCATTGTGCGGTTGGTGGGGGTTGGTTTCAAGGTTGCTTTGGTGAGGGATTTAACTGATGTAATGTACAACCACCGCAGCGCCCCCTATGTCGACCATTTTACCGGCGGTGATATGTTTACTGAATATATCGAACGCTACCTTTGCCCCACCATTACCAGCGATCAAGTGTTAGGCGGCAAACCATTTCAGTTCAATGAGGACAAACGCCCGCGCGATTAGTCCAACGATTAGGAGGATTTCAATGAAGATATTACGAGTTACACTGCTAGGGTTAATCATGGCGTTTGCCATTTGTCTTTCCGCGCAAGTATCTACGCTAACCAACGGAGTAGTCTTTAATGATTTAAATGGCAACAATAAGCTCGACACTGGTGAAAAAGGACTGCCTGGAGTAGGTGTCTCTAATGGCACGCAGATAGTTGTTACCGATAAAAATGGCCGTTATAGTCTCCCGCTCATGGTCGGTTCAACTCTCTTTGTCATTAAGCCTAAGGGATGGATGACGCCTATCAATGCCGACAAGCTTTGGCAGTCATACTACATCCGAACTGAGGCTAATTCTCACACCAAGGACTTTGCATTAACCGCGCAGAAAGAACCTACCAAGTTCAAAGTCATCCTGTTTGCTGATTCTCAAGTGGGGAACATGGAAGATGTGAATTATCTGGCCCATGATGCGGTGGAGGAGTTGGTGGGTAATGATGCGGCTTTTGGGATCACCCTCGGCGATATTTGCCAGAAAGAACTTTCGCTTGCCCCAGAGGTCAATCGAGTCATTGCTCAGATTGGCATTCCTTGGTATTACCTTCAAGGCAACCACGACATCACCCCAGGCGCTACTGATGACAATCAACTGAACAGTCTTTTTACAAAGCTTTATGGCCCTGCCGTTTATTCATTTAATTACGGCCCCGCCCATTTCCTCGTGCTCAATACTTCAGTGTTCGATTCGAAGACACAGAGCCGATCAGGCCTAAGCCCTGATGAGTTAGAATTTGTCAAGAACGACTTGGCCCTCGTGCCTAAAAACCAATTGGTCGTGGTCGTTTTGCATATCCCGCTTAATGAAATCGCCCAAGAAGATAGCAAGCAGTTCTTTGCGCTTTTAGAGAAATTCCCCAACGTGGTCGCGCTATCCGGGCATAAGCATTTTCAGCGTCAGATATTCATGGGAGCTAAGGAAGGATGGAACGGTAAAGAGCCTTTGCATATGTTTATGAGCGGCGCTGTCTGCGGTGATATGTGGTCAGGACAGCCGGATGAAATGGGTATTCCCAACGCCACTAACTGGGACGGCACTCCCAACGGCTATTGTTTCCTAAATGTAAGCGGCAACAAGTACACCATCGACTACAAAGCCGCCCGAAAACCTGCCAATTACCAGATGAACATATATGCCCCCAACGAAGTAAAAGCTTCGGATGAGACAGAAATAGTCGTCAATGTCTTCAACGGCTCCCCTAAATCAAAAGTAGAGATGCGCATCGATACAACGGGTAATTGGCTGCCCATGAAAAGCGATAAACGCTATGATCCCAACGGCCAAAGGCTAGTGCAAGAACAACAAGCCTACCAAAACGCCAACGGCAATAAACTATGGCATTCCCGCCCCATCAACGCCCCCAACCGAACCGAACACATCTGGATCGCCAAGCTCCCTTTTACCATCTCGCCAGGCATCCACCAAATCACAATCCGACACACCGATATGTACGGTCGCACTGTTACGGCTGTAAGGCTAATTAATGTGAAGTAGGTTTTTTATCGCCATAACATGCGGCTGCGCATAGGGGGCTGGCTCGACTGGCATCGAGAGTATTAATTGTCCCCCCCCCCGCAGCAACCAGCAATTCAACAACCGATAAATGGTTATGGAAGCAGGCGCTGTAGAGTGGGGTATCTCCGTGTTTGTCTTTTGTGTTGATTTCGACTCTCTTAGTTAAGAAGACTTTAAGAAGTGGTGTTAGGTGATAGTGCCAGATTCCTGAACCCTCACCTGACACCAGTCAAGGTTGACAAAATGCAATAATTCTGCTAGGCTTGCATTGGTTAATTCTAGCCTCTATGGAGAACCACATGCAAGCCTATATCTATTGTCGAGTTTCGACCGAAGAACAAGCTACTGACAACAATTATTCCCTTGAGAATCAAGAAATGAAGGGGAAGGATTGCGCCAAGATCAAGGAATGGCACGTAGCGGAGATTACTAAGGATGTTGCCAGCGGCAAAGACACGAACCGCCCCGGCTATCAGGAACTCTTGAAGGCGATTAAGAACGGACGAATTGACGTAGTGGTGGTCTATCGGCTCGATCGTCTCTCGCGAAACGTTCGGGATATTTATGACTTCCTCGATCTCATCAAGACCCATGACGTCGGTTTCGTCAGTCTCTCGGAAGGGTTCGATACAACGACCGCCATGGGAAGGGCGATGCTGGGCATGGCGGCCGTCTTTGCCCAACTGACCAGAGAAATGATAGCCGAGAATGTCAAGGATGGGCTTATGCGCCGTGTGCAGGCCGGTCACTACCTTGGTAACCATAGTGGACCCTATGGCTATTCCTACGCCAAGGGCCAAAAGAACCTCCTTGTTGTCCCCGATCAAGCAGAGATTGTCAGACTCATCTTTGACTTGTTTGCCAATCGAAAATGGGGAGTCGAGAAGATTACCAAATACCTCAATGCCCAATATGTCCCTACTCGAGGGGGAAAGCAGTGGGGTACGAATTCTGTTCATCGGATTATTCGCAATCCCACCTATGTAGGCAAAGTCGTCTGGCATGACCTGGCCTTTGATGGGCATCATGAGCCCATCTTAACGGAAGAAGTCTTTCGAGGGGCGACGGAATTGATCGACGCACGCCGCACCATGCCTGTTCGAAGTCATCAAAGCCAGCATCTACTCTCAGGCATCGCGGAGTGCGGCAAGTGTGGAAAGCGCCTGGTGGCTCATTATGGCCCTAAGAAAGCCGATGGGGCTCGTTACATCTTCTATACCCATAAGGTGCATGGCACTCGGGATGAATGCCAAGCGTTTCATAAGGCAGCAGAAAAGCTAGAGCGCGCGGTGATTGCGCAGGTAAGAAAGGCATCGGAATCAGATGTATTGAAAGAGATGGCCTTTGAACAGATAAAGGCGGAGCTTATCCAGAAATCCCGCCCTCTTCAGGAGCGCCGGCAAACGTTAGTGGCTCAATTGACTGATTTGAAAGGTCGGTTCAACTCTTGGGCGGACCGGCTAGACCGTGGTCTCATTGACGAGGAGCAATTCCGCGAACAGAACGAGCGGCTCCTCGAGACAAAGAAGACCCTGAATTCAGAACTTGTGGCAATTGATGAACAATTATTAAAATGCGAAGATTCAGAAGTATCGGTGCAGGTCGCAAAGGAAGCGCTGCTCAGGTTTACCGAGGTGTGGGATCATCTGGAAAGTCAGGAACGACGAGAGATGTTGCGCCAATTGGTCGAGAAGCTGCAGGTTTACCGAGATAAGGCTCAACTGAAACTGGTGCTTTACCCCGTGGTTGAATTCGCACTATGACCTTTCATCCCCCCCCCGGAAATTGCCGTAGGTAAACTTGTTTGCCTACATTATCCATAACTGGTCATGCCCTTTTTTGTGAATTCCTCTCTACTGTTATTCAATCATGTATAAACATTTACGGAGCAGACTCGTTTAGAAAGCAATTAAACCTGCATTTCTTTATTCAAAGATGTTTTTTTCATTCTCTTCACATACGGAGAATTGAAATGATAAGGAAAAGGAAAATTTCGACAACAGTTTTTCTCTTCCTGAGGAAATTTTGCATGGATATAATTGTTCACAAGTGAACTTAAAAGAATCGGTACAAGAGAATTCTCTTCCTGGTGATTTTGAATTGGTATATTTATAATAGGAGAGAGATAAAAGAAAAATATGATGGATTTTGCATGTAATCATCTCTCAAGTAAGGAGTATATACACCATTTACCTATTAATAAGTTAGATTGTTTTAAA is a genomic window containing:
- a CDS encoding calcineurin-like phosphoesterase family protein translates to MKILRVTLLGLIMAFAICLSAQVSTLTNGVVFNDLNGNNKLDTGEKGLPGVGVSNGTQIVVTDKNGRYSLPLMVGSTLFVIKPKGWMTPINADKLWQSYYIRTEANSHTKDFALTAQKEPTKFKVILFADSQVGNMEDVNYLAHDAVEELVGNDAAFGITLGDICQKELSLAPEVNRVIAQIGIPWYYLQGNHDITPGATDDNQLNSLFTKLYGPAVYSFNYGPAHFLVLNTSVFDSKTQSRSGLSPDELEFVKNDLALVPKNQLVVVVLHIPLNEIAQEDSKQFFALLEKFPNVVALSGHKHFQRQIFMGAKEGWNGKEPLHMFMSGAVCGDMWSGQPDEMGIPNATNWDGTPNGYCFLNVSGNKYTIDYKAARKPANYQMNIYAPNEVKASDETEIVVNVFNGSPKSKVEMRIDTTGNWLPMKSDKRYDPNGQRLVQEQQAYQNANGNKLWHSRPINAPNRTEHIWIAKLPFTISPGIHQITIRHTDMYGRTVTAVRLINVK
- a CDS encoding recombinase family protein, which produces MQAYIYCRVSTEEQATDNNYSLENQEMKGKDCAKIKEWHVAEITKDVASGKDTNRPGYQELLKAIKNGRIDVVVVYRLDRLSRNVRDIYDFLDLIKTHDVGFVSLSEGFDTTTAMGRAMLGMAAVFAQLTREMIAENVKDGLMRRVQAGHYLGNHSGPYGYSYAKGQKNLLVVPDQAEIVRLIFDLFANRKWGVEKITKYLNAQYVPTRGGKQWGTNSVHRIIRNPTYVGKVVWHDLAFDGHHEPILTEEVFRGATELIDARRTMPVRSHQSQHLLSGIAECGKCGKRLVAHYGPKKADGARYIFYTHKVHGTRDECQAFHKAAEKLERAVIAQVRKASESDVLKEMAFEQIKAELIQKSRPLQERRQTLVAQLTDLKGRFNSWADRLDRGLIDEEQFREQNERLLETKKTLNSELVAIDEQLLKCEDSEVSVQVAKEALLRFTEVWDHLESQERREMLRQLVEKLQVYRDKAQLKLVLYPVVEFAL